Within Deltaproteobacteria bacterium GWC2_65_14, the genomic segment ACAGTGTCGCAAGGTCCGTGTATTCCGACGCCCCGAACCCTCCGGGGGTGGCCCCCCTCCCGACCGCGCGTATCGCCGCATCCCGCCGGTTAAACAGCTCGGCGTACCGGGGATGGGGAAGGATCATGGTTCCCGGGTTTGCGGAGAAGAAGTTTCTCAACAGAAACAACTCCTCTTCGCGTGTCAGGTCGAGGGCGTTTTTCCGGGAAACGGACAGGAAGAGGTCCTCGGCCCCATGCTCCACGTAATCGCGCACCTGCACGAGCAGGGACGGGACGAGGTTGAAGGTGTGCCGGACCTTCGGAAATCTCCGGAAGATCCTCGGGAGGGCGACGTAATCCTTGACCGCATGGAGGCGGACCCAGGGGAGGATGTAGGCGTCCGTCTCCGGGTCCTTGTAGTACGGCTGGTGCATGTGCCAGAGAAAGCAGAGACGGAGCTTCACCTGCAGCCCTTCCGTCCGCTACCCGGCCTGGGAAAGTCGGACCTCGATATACTCCCGCATGGGGGAATCCGGGTTCTCCTGGAGGATCCGGCGTAATACCTCGGCGGCTTCCGCCTTCTTCCCCATGCCGGCCAGCATGCGAGCCTCCCCCATCCATGGCTGGGTCCGAAGCTCCCCCTTCGCGTGGGAGGCGGCGTCCCGGTAGGCGGCGAGCGCACCGTGGATGTCCCCCTTCGCCTCGAGAGCCTGGGCCAACCCTTCCCGCGCCAGGAATTCCATCACGGTGTCCTGTTTCTGATAAAGGCCGATGGCGGACCGGAACTGCGCGGCGCTCACCTCGTACTCCCCGCGGAGGTAGGCGATGCTCCCGAGGTAGTAGCGTGCGAAGACGGTGGTCTTGGCTCCGGGGTGCATGTTGACGTAACCATTCAGGAATTGCTCGAGGCGGATCAGCTTCTCCGGGTCCACCTCCCGCGGGTTCTGCACCAGCTCTCTCGCCCGGTTCAGGTGGGGCCAAAGGTCCTTGGCCGCCTTCTGGTCCTGCCAGAGGAGGTAGGCGCGGGTGCCGAGTACACCCGCGAGGGCCAGCACGACGACGACGACCGCGGCGACCATCTTCCCCCGGTTCTCGCGGGCCCATGCGGTGCCCTTTCCCAGGGTCGAGATGAACTCGTCGGGCCCCTTCAGGTCCTTCCGGGTGTACCTGATCTTTTCGGCCATCCGGTCCGGCCTCCCTCGGTCGCGTTCGTGTGCGAGTGCGATCGGGTATTGTATCCCAGCGGAGTGTCCCGATCTATATGGAAAGCGAATTCCTGAAGTGGGGGGGCCGCAGCCGCGGAATCAGCCCCGGAGATCCCCGAGCGACTGCCGGACGACCTGGCCCAGCGACTCCCGGATCTCCGCCGCCGAGAGCTGTTCCATCTCCTGGACCTTCAGGTCGCAGCCGAGCGCCTCGACCCTTTTCTGGAAAAGCCGGAAGGTGTTCTCCCCCAGCCCGAAATTCGTGAAGGTCTTCCCCATGATGGCCAGGACCACGCGGGCCTCCGCCCCCCGGGTGTAGTCGGAGACGGCGAGCAGCCCCTCGAGGGAGCTGGAAACCTCGTCCTTGAGGAACGCGATGATTCCGATCGGCCTCGGGGCGAGGGCGTACCAGAGCGGAGAGGTGGACCGGATGTAGGGAAACGCGTAGAGGCGGAGGCTGGAGCCCTCCCCGATCTTGAGCTTGCCGAACATTCCGATCGGAGCCCCCTCCTTCCGCCGCAGGGAGAAGAACGTCGTGTCGACCTCGAACTCCCGGAACTGCCCCAACGCGAGAACGACCCCCTCCAGGAGCGCCGGGTCGGGGAGGAAGAACACGACGCGCCCGACATGGCTCTCGGAAAATCCCCCCCTCTCCTCCATCCGGGTCCGCAGGCGGGCCAGGTCGTCCGGCGGCAGGAACTCGCTCTTGGGCGGGAGGGCCTCGAAGGGCCCGATCCGCAGTACGCCCCGCTTTTTCAGGTCGAGCAGCGTCTCGTAGACCACGAGGTCCGGGTAGCTGCAGTTGTTCACGATATCCCCGACCCGGGTGCAGAACTCCGCGAGGAGAAGCACCTCCCGCACGGCGCCGACCCCTCCGGATACCTCGCGGACGTTCGGGACCAGCAGGACCGAATCGTTCGGGGAGGGAAGTTCGGCGCTCAGGTTCCGGATCTCGTCGAAGTGCCGCAGCCCCTCCATGATCGCCTGCTGGCTCGAGGTGTGGATCGTCCTGCGGATCTCCACCGTTCCCGGAACGAACCGGAACTTCCCCTCCTTCAGGGAGATCAGGCGGTAGAGGGCCTTCTCTCCGAAGATGTTCTGGGTCACCGCCGAGACGATCTCCCCCCGCTCGATGTAGACCGATCCGGCCATCCCCTCCCCTTCCACCTGGATCACGCCGCTTTTCACGTTCAGCGAGAGCATCTGCCAGAGGTCGGGGAGGAAGATCTGAGAGAGGCTCCCGCTGATCTCCGAGTCGCCCGCGAAGGGGTCCTCGGTGGCGTCCCGGTAGAGGGCACGCTGGATCCGGAGGATCACCTCTTCGCCGTGGAAGGGCCTGCGGATGAAATCGTCCGTCCCGGCCCGGAAGCCGGGGATGCTCTTTTCCGTGTCGCTGATGAAAAAGATGGGGATCGCCTTCGTGTTCGGGTTCGTGCGCAGGATCTGGACGAGCCGCTCCGGGCCCAGCACGGGGAGGCCCATGTCGACGAGGAGGATGTCGGGCTTCCGCAGGAGCGTCTCGGCCAGCGCCTTGCTCCCGTCGCCCGCTTCGACCACCTCGAACCCCTTCTCCCGGAGCAGCGCGGCCAGGTATTTCCGGGAGGAATCTCCCGGGTCGGCCAGCAGCACCTGCTTCGTCGCCGTGGTCACCTGCATCCGGTTTTCCCCTCGCACCGTGGCTGTCCCCGGGGGCGCCTAGAAGTTTCCCTGGAGGTGGTAGAGAGTCTGGACCTTCTCCATCATCGAGTCGACCAGGACCTCGTCGGTCGTGTTGAATCCGAAGACCTCGTCGCCGTGCTCCTCCGTGAAAAGCCCGTAGGAGCCGTTCTCCTTCAGGAACAGGAGGATCGACCGGGCGGTCAGACGGTCGTCCTCCGCCGTCACGTAGAGGAGATTCTTCGCGTCGAACCGGGTGCTTCCTCCCCGCCCCACGATGTAGATGTTCCTCCCCGGCCCTCCCTGTGTTCCGAAGGAGAAGAAGATCTGCTTGTAGATCTCGGGGCGAGGCCCCGCCGCGATGACGAGCCCCCGGCTGCCGTTCAGAAACGCCATGTCCTGCGCAATCGACTCCAGCATGCGGAGGTAGGTCAGCCGGTCGAGAAAGAGGTGCCCGTTCCGTCCCAGGAGCCGGCGGATCCTCGCGAAGTAGGGAACCTCCTTCCCCTTCCGGAGCAGGTCGTAGTACTCCCGCTTCCCCACGAGTGCGTCGAAGGAGTTCCACAGCGATTTTTCCGCCAGGTGCATCCGGTGGTAGGGACTCTTCCGCTGCTGCTGATATTTCTCCTCGCAGCAGCGCCACAGCTCCCGGAGCTCCTTTCCGTCCCTCGGAAAGGTCGCGGTCATGAAGAACGGCTCGAAGGCGTAGTCGGCCCCGTGGTGCTGGATCCTCCCCTTCTCCCGGATCGCCCTCCGGAGCCGGCGGGCCGCCAGCAGCGCTCCGAAGGAGTCGGTCTCCGGAAGGACCACGCAGAACCGGTTCGCCTCCACGCGGGCGATCAGGTCGGAATCCCGCAGCACCTTGCCGGCCGCGGCGACCATCTCGGTCAGCCCCGCGGCGACCATGCTCTCCCGGGTCTGCTCCATGAGAGCGGAGTAGTTCTCCAGGACGATGAAGACCAGGGAGAGCGGCCGGCGGAACCTCCCCGCCTTGTACCGCTCCTTCTGGAAATAGTCGGTGAGAAAGGCCATCGAGTAGGCCCGCGTCTCCGGGTCCCTCAGGGAAACCTTCTCCATCCGGGTCAGCCGGTGCACGTTCCTCCAGGAGGCGGCGGCGTACCCCCCGATGATCTTCGAGACGTAGAGATCCCGCTCCCGGAACGACTTCCGGTCGGTTTTCGCGCCCAGCTTCACCATTCCGATCGGCTTCTCGCGGTGCATCAGCGGAACGTAGAGATGCTGCTCCGTCCTCGATCCGGTCCGGCTGTTCCCGGCAACCTGCGCATCCTCGAAGAACGGGTCGCCCAGCAGCGCCTTTTCCGCGAACCCGCTCTGGGACAGGAAGAAGCGCGATCCTTCCCGGTCGATGGCGATCAGCCCCCGCACGGAGGCGATCATCATCTCGTCTGAGTCCGTGGAGGAGGCGAGCCAGATGACGCAGCTCTCCACTCCCAGCTCGTGGGAAAAGGTCTCCGTGATGTGGGATAACAGCTTCTCCTCGTCCTGGGAGGACATGATCTTCAGGCATTGCTGGTAGAGGGAGGCCAGCGAGTAGTACTCGACGCTCTCGGAGAGAAGGCGGACCGTGACGGCCGGGTCCTCCCCCTCCTGGGATTTGGTCCAGGCCACCCATCGGGCCACCTCCTGGAGAGGCGGCTCCGACCGGAAGAGGAACACGGGGGGGGACGACTCCGACTTCCCGCGGATCGATTCGATCAGCGCGCGTTGCTCGCAGTCGAGGGAGGCCACGACGGCGTCGTACCGCGACAGGTCGGCCTGATCCGAGCAGATCTGGCCGGAGGTGCGGAACTCGAACTCCACGGGGTTCCCGAATGCCATGAGGCGCAGCTCCCGGGAGGGATCCGCCTCCTCCTGGACGACCAGTATCCGGGAAACGTCCACGGCTGGCCGCTCACATCTTGTACTTGCTGTAGTCTTCCGGGTCCATCTTCTCCAGCAGCTCCGACCACTTGTCCTTTTCCCCCTCGGCCCCCGCCGGGGAGTCCGTCTTCAGCGCCTTCTCGAGCACCTGGTCCCGGACCATGATCGGGACCCCCATCCGCACGGCGATCGCGATCGCGTCGCTGGGCCGGGAATCGACGACGACCGGCTTCCCCCCCGCCTCCATGTGGAGGGCGGCGTAGTAGGTGTTCTCCCGGATGTCGGTGACCTCGATCCGGAGCAGGCGCACCCCGATCTGCTCGAGCAGATTCTTGAACAGGTCGTGGGTCATCGGGCGGGGGAAGGAAAGCTTCTCGAGGGCGACTGCGATCGAGTTCGCCTCGAGGATCCCGATCCAGATCGGGAGAGTGTTCAGGTTCTCCTTGTCCCTCAGAATCACGATCGGAGACTGGGTGACCGGGTCGATCGTGATCCCGATGACGCGCATTTCCCTAACCATATGCGCCTCCTTCCACTCCCGAAAGGGTGTGGGTTCCGGCGCTCCGAATCTCGACGCGGCGGAACAGCCCGTTCCCCCCGGGATCCGGGGTGAAGTTCACGGTCTTGTAGCAGGATGTGCGGCCGCAGAGGCGGGAAGGATCCTTCGCGCTGTTCCCCTCCACGAGCACTTCCGTTACCGTCCCCACGACCCGACCGAGGCGCTCCCGGGTGTGTCTCGCCTGGAGTTCCTGGAGCCTGTTCAGCCGCTCCCCCGCCATGGCGGCCGTTGCGGCCCCGTCCATCCGCGCCGCCCGTGTCCCGGGGCGGGGTGAAAACCGGAAGGAAAAGGCGGAATCGTACCGGACCTCCTCCATCGCTTCGAGGGTCCGGGCGAAATCCTCCTCGGTCTCGCCGGGGAACCCCACGATGAAATCGGACGAGAAGGCGATCCCGGGTCTGGCCATGCGCAGGGCGTCGATCTTCCCGAGGTACTCCTTCCGCGTGTATCCCCTTCCCATGCCGGCGAGAACACGGTCCGACCCCGACTGGAGGGGGAGGTGGACATGCGGGCAAAGGGCCTCGATCTCCGAGAAAAGCCCGATCGTCTCCGCATCGAGGTCCCGGGGGTGGGACGTGATGAACCGGATTCTGCGGACACCGGGAACCCGGGAGATCCTCCGGAGCAGTTCCGGGAAGCCGACCCCCCCTTCCTTCCTTCCGTAGGAGTTCACGTTCTGCCCCAGCAGCAGCACCTCGGGAATCCCCCGCTCCGCCAGTTTTCCCACTTCCGCGAGCACGTCGGCCGGGGGGCGGCTGATCTCCGGACCTCGCACGAAGGGAACGATGCAGTATGCGCAGTAGTTTTCGCACCCCTGCATGATGGTCACCATGGCGCTCGCGGTCCCTTTCGCGTGGTACGGAAGGACCTCCCAGTGCCCGGTGTCTCCGGTAAGATCCACCGCCACGGGAGATTCCCGCCGTTCGGCCGAACGGACCAGTTCGGGCAGCCGGGCGATATTGTGCGTCCCGAATACTATATCGACATGCGGAGCCTTTTCCTTGAGGGTTTTCCCTTCCTGCTGGGCCAGACAGCCCCCCACGGCGATCAGGCGTCCGGGACGGCTCCCCTTCCAACGGCGAAGCCGGCCGAGTGCGCTGTAGATCTTCCGGTCCGCCTTCTCCCGGATGCTGCAGCTGTTCAGCAGCACGAGGTCGGCTTCGGAAAGGACCCGGGTGGCCTCGTATTTCTCCGCAATCATGAGGGAAACGATGCGGGCCGAATCGACCTCGTTCATCTGGCAGCCGAAGGTTTCGATGTAGACTTTCCGGGACATGGCATTCCATTATAGCATCGGCCCGGCCGGTGGGAAGCCGGCGGAAAGCAGTCCGCCCGGAGACGCCGTTCAGACGGCGGCGGTCATCCTCTCTCCCCGGATGACGACCCGGGAAGGGTCGATCTCCTCCCGGAGGAGCCGAAGCTCCTCCTCCGTGGGAGGCGGGATTTCCAGAACATCCGGGGAGATCCGGGGGGCGAAGCCCATGTCGCGGGTCACCTCCTCGACCGGAATCCCCCGAAGAACGCCGAGCAGGGTCATCTCGCAGGAATCCTTGTCGAAGCCGAAGAGCGCCTTGGAGGTGACGACCCGGTAGGGGCCGGTTTCCGCGGGAAGCCCCGCCTTCTCCCTGGCGCCCGGCCCGGTGAGGTACCCCGGGGAGGTCAGGAACTCCACCCGGGGAACGAACCGGCGCCCCTCGTGCTTGATGACGATGATCGTTCTCCAGCAGTGGGAAGCGACCTGGTTTCCCCCCCCGCTTCCGGCGAACCGCCGGTGCGGTCTTTCGTAGGAGCCGCCGAGGTAGGTGGAATTGATGTTCCCGTAGGGGTCGACCTGGAGCGCGCCCAGCATCCCGTAGTCCATGTAGCCGGACGCGGAGTAGGCGAAGGCCCAGTTCATGTTCAGCCATTGCAGCGACCGGTAGGTGTTCTGGGGCCCCCCCATCGTTCCCCGGACGAACGGAAGGATCGACTGCGGCCCGATCGCCCCGAACTCGAAGAGCTGGATCACGTTGGGGACGTAGAGCTTCTGGGCGAGGATCGCCACGATCTGCGGGATCCCCCAGCCGACGAAGAACGACTTCCCGTCCTCGAGGAGCCTCGCCCCCTGCGCGATCATGAACTCCGTGTCGGTGAACTCTACCGTCCGCGCCATCACCGCCCTCCTCTCATTCCCCCCGCATCGCCGCGGGTCCCCGCTGGCCGGGGCCGCGGTCGACGGCGCAGCAGCCGCAGGAGGGGGGATGAGCGGAGATAAAAAGAATGATCCGCGGGCGGAGGGCGGGCGAAGCGAAGCCCCCCTCCGAGGCGGCGAAGCCGGCGGCTGGGGCTCACCGGTACCCCTCGACGATGGTGGCGGCTTCCCGGAGCTCCCGCATCCGCGCCGCCCCGACGCGCTTGTCGAGGAACTCGTCGTGGTCGGCGACGCTGTAGACGCACTCCTCGAGGTAGGCCTGCATCTGCTCCTCGGTGCGGATCCCGTTCAGCCGGTCGACGTGGGGGAGGTCGATCTCGTACCGGGCCGGCATCGCCCCCGGGTAGGCGCCGAAGGGGGCGTGGACGACCGCGTCCACGAGGAAGTAGGGGATGGTGGTCCGCATCGGGTCCTTCCGGAACTCGTCGGGATCGACGATCTCCTCCGCGGAGACGATGACCCGTTTCGACGCCATTGCCGCCTCGAGGGCGAACAGGTTCGTACCGAAGATCCGGCAGTCGCCGAACCGGTCGGCCTGGTGCGCATGGAGAAAGGCGACGTCGGGGTTGAGCGCCGGAACCAGCGCGACCGGAAGCCCGGTATAGGGGTCCTCGATGACTTTCGCGGCCGAGACGGCCAGGTTGTCCGAGCCAAGCAGGTCCCGGGTCGGAAGGAACGGCACCCCGCGTGCCCCCGCGAGGATCCGCAGGGCGAGGCCGCCGTTGGTCCAGTCGTAGACCTTGAGCCGGCCGTCGCAGACCGCCTGTCCGATGTAGCTCCCGTACCCGAGGAACCCGACGTCGATCCGGGTCGCGCATCCCGCGCCGGTCAGCAGGGCCGACTCGTGGAGGGTGAACTCCGCCCCGATCCAGAGATCCCTCTTCCGCTGCCGGATCACCTCCCGGATCAGCGACTGGGGGCCCCGGGTCAGGCTGGAGAAGTCGTACACGATGTAGTCGCCGTCCGCCACGAATTCGGAGACCGCCTCCCGGGCCGTGCGGAGCTTCGGCTCCGGCTTCCGGCTCCTTCGGTCGCGGACATGCCTGCGGAAATCGTCCGGGTGCTCGAACCGGTACTCGACCTCTCCCTCCCTCCGGATCCTCACTTCCCCCTCCCCCGCTTCCCCGACCCTTTCGATTCCGCCTCGAGGAAACGGTGCTCGAACCGGTGGTCGATCACCTTCTCGGCGACCGTGTAGGGATCCCGCTTCTTCTCGGCGATGTCCCGGACGAGCGACTCGAGGAGGCCGTGGCCGCGCAGATCCGCGACCGCCTTCTCGAACAGCTTCTTCCGGAGGATCTCGTGGAGCTCCACCTCCGCCTTCCCGAGACGGTAGCGGGACAGGTTCTCCTCGCGGGAGACATGGTTCCGGTGACGCTCCACCTCCTCCATGAGCGCCTCCACCCCGATCCCCTCCGGGGCGACGGTCGGCAGGACCGTCGGCCTCCAGTCCCCCTCCCCGTAGTCGTTCATGGAGACCATCGTCTCGAGCTCCCGGCGCGTCTTGTCGGCCCCGTCGCGGTCGGCCTTGTTCACGACGAAGATGTCCGCGATCTCGAGGATCCCCGCCTTCATCGCCTGGATGTCGTCGCCCAGCCCCGGGACCACCAGGACCAGGTTCGTGTGCGCCACCTTGACGATCTCGACCTCGTCCTGCCCCACCCCCACCGTCTCGATGAGGATGACCTCCTTGCCCATCGCGTCCATCACGTTCACGATGTCGATGGTGGACTTGGAGAGGCCGCCCATGTGGCCCCGCGTGGCGAGGCTCCGGATGAAGACGTCGTCGTCGAGCGCGTGCTTCTGCATCCGGATCCGGTCGCCCAGGATCGCGCCCCCGGTGAAGGGGCTCGTCGGGTCGATCGCGACGATCCCGATCGTCTTCCCCTGCTGCCGGAAGTGCCCGGCGAGGCAGTCGACCAGGGTCGATTTCCCTGCGCCCGGCGCCCCGGTGACTCCCAGGATGTAGGCCCTTCCCGTGTGGCGGTAGAGCCGCTTCAGGGCGCGGTGGGCGGCGGGGATCTCGTCGTCGAGATCCCGCATCAGGCGGGCGGCCGCCTGGACGTTCCCTGCGAGGATCTCCTTCACCGCGACGGTCATCGGCCGACTATCCCCGGATGAGGCGCCGCGCGATGATCAGCCGCTGCACCTCGGAGGTTCCCTCCCCGATCTCGCAAAGCTTCGCGTCCCGCATGTAGCGCTCGACGGGGTATTCCCGGGTGTACCCGTATCCCCCGAAGATCTGCACCGCCTTGATCGTCGCCCGCATCGCCGCCTCCGATGCGAAGAGCTTGGCCATGGCCGCCTCCTGGGCGTAAGGCTTCCCCCGGTCCTTCAGGTAGGCCGCCCGCATCGTCATCAGGTCGGCAGCCTCCAGCTCGGTGACCGCGTCCGCGACCATCCACTGGATCGCCTGGAAGCTTGCGATCGGCTGGCCGAACTGCTGCCGCTCCTTCGCGTAGGCGATCGCCTCCTCCATCGCCCCGAGCCCGATCCCCGCGGCGAGCGCGGCGATCGAGATCCGCCCCCCCGCGAGGTTGCGCATCGTGTCCCGGAATCCGGAGTTCACCTCTCCGATCACGCTCCCGGGCCGGACCTCGAGATCCTCGAAGACCAGCTCCGCGGTGTCCGACGAGCGCATCCCCAGCTTGTGGAGCGTCTTCCCCGTGGAGAGCCCCGGGGTTCCCGCCTCCACGAGGAAGGCGGTGACCCCGTCCCGTCCCTTTCCCTTGTCGGTCACCGCCAGGATCACATAGACGCTGCCGACTTTTCCATGGGTAATGAACATCTTGCTGCCGTGGATCACCCACCGGTCGCCTTTCCACTCCGCGCGGGTCCGCATGTTCAGGGAATCGGACCCGGACCCGGGCTCGGTGAGCGCCCAGGCCCCGAGCATCCTGCCGGAAGCCAGCTCCGGGAGGTACTTCTTCCGGATCGCCTCCGAGCCGAAGGAGAGGATGTGGGCGGTGCAGAGGGAGTTGTGGGCGGCGACGGTGAGCCCCAGGGAGCCGTCCCCCTTGCCGATCTCCTCCACCGCGATCGAGTAGCTGATCGTGTCCATCCCGGACCCGCCGTACTCCTCGGGGACCATGACCCCCAGGAGCCCCAGCTCCCCGAGCCGGGCCACCGTGGCGGACGGGAACTCCCCCTCCTCGTCCCACCGGCGGGCATGGGGGCGGACCTCCTTCTCGACGAAGGATCGGACCGTCTCCCGGAGCGCCCGGTGCTCCGGTTTCAGCTCGAAATCCATGGGTCCCCTGCGTCAGGCCGGCACGAAGTAGACGTCGGTCGGTTTGAGTTGCGAGTTCCGGCGGAACTTCGCCCGGATCTTCATCCCGATCCTGATGTCCTCCGGGTTCTCGACCCCGATCAGGCGGGCGAGGAGCAGCGTGTCGGCGCCGTCGAACTCCACCAGGACCAGGTGGAACGGGGTCTCCTTCAGGAATGCCTCGCTGCCGAAGAAGCAGGTGGTGAAGGTGTGGACCCTCCCCTCCTGGGGAAGCTCCACCCAGTCGGTCTCCTTGCCGCAGTTCGCGCAGTGGAGCCGGGGGGTGGCGTAGGTGTACCGGCAGCCGCCGCAGCGGGTGCCCAGGAGCCTCTTGTTCGCGAGTCCCGCGAAGAAGGGGGAGTCCTGGCCGTACGAGTGGAGGTACTCGACGGTATACGGATGCTTGATCACGATCGGGGACATCTTCTTCAGGTCGGAGAGATCCCTCGGGAAGGGGACGTTGAAGACCGTCGTTCCCGTCATCACCTCCTCGATCTTCGCGTTCCGGTCGTAGGACGGCGTCCTTCCCGGATTCTTCGTCTTCCTGGCCATCTCTACCACCCCCGTTCCAGGATCGACACGGTGACGTAGGTCCCCGTGCCGGCATGGCTGTGGATCAGACCGCGATCCGCCTTTTTCAACTGCAGTTCCCCCGAGCCGAAGTGCTGCCGGATCCTCCCCTGGATCTGCCAGAAGGCGAACACGGCCTGCATGAGCCCGGTCGCCCCCACGGGGTGCCCGCAGGCGATCAGCCCCCCGGAGGGGTTGATCGGGATCGTCCCCTTCTTCTTCAGCTTCAGGCCGTAGTCGATCTGCGGCAGGAAGGGATGCCCCTCCTCGACGAACGTTCCGCCGTCTCCGTACTTGCAGAGCGCCAGGTCCTCGTAGGTCTGGATCTCCGACGAGGTGTAGGCGTCGTGCAGCTCGATGAAGTCGATCTCCCGG encodes:
- a CDS encoding acyl-CoA dehydrogenase; this encodes MDFELKPEHRALRETVRSFVEKEVRPHARRWDEEGEFPSATVARLGELGLLGVMVPEEYGGSGMDTISYSIAVEEIGKGDGSLGLTVAAHNSLCTAHILSFGSEAIRKKYLPELASGRMLGAWALTEPGSGSDSLNMRTRAEWKGDRWVIHGSKMFITHGKVGSVYVILAVTDKGKGRDGVTAFLVEAGTPGLSTGKTLHKLGMRSSDTAELVFEDLEVRPGSVIGEVNSGFRDTMRNLAGGRISIAALAAGIGLGAMEEAIAYAKERQQFGQPIASFQAIQWMVADAVTELEAADLMTMRAAYLKDRGKPYAQEAAMAKLFASEAAMRATIKAVQIFGGYGYTREYPVERYMRDAKLCEIGEGTSEVQRLIIARRLIRG
- a CDS encoding CoA-transferase; this encodes MARTVEFTDTEFMIAQGARLLEDGKSFFVGWGIPQIVAILAQKLYVPNVIQLFEFGAIGPQSILPFVRGTMGGPQNTYRSLQWLNMNWAFAYSASGYMDYGMLGALQVDPYGNINSTYLGGSYERPHRRFAGSGGGNQVASHCWRTIIVIKHEGRRFVPRVEFLTSPGYLTGPGAREKAGLPAETGPYRVVTSKALFGFDKDSCEMTLLGVLRGIPVEEVTRDMGFAPRISPDVLEIPPPTEEELRLLREEIDPSRVVIRGERMTAAV
- a CDS encoding tRNA (N6-isopentenyl adenosine(37)-C2)-methylthiotransferase MiaB, yielding MSRKVYIETFGCQMNEVDSARIVSLMIAEKYEATRVLSEADLVLLNSCSIREKADRKIYSALGRLRRWKGSRPGRLIAVGGCLAQQEGKTLKEKAPHVDIVFGTHNIARLPELVRSAERRESPVAVDLTGDTGHWEVLPYHAKGTASAMVTIMQGCENYCAYCIVPFVRGPEISRPPADVLAEVGKLAERGIPEVLLLGQNVNSYGRKEGGVGFPELLRRISRVPGVRRIRFITSHPRDLDAETIGLFSEIEALCPHVHLPLQSGSDRVLAGMGRGYTRKEYLGKIDALRMARPGIAFSSDFIVGFPGETEEDFARTLEAMEEVRYDSAFSFRFSPRPGTRAARMDGAATAAMAGERLNRLQELQARHTRERLGRVVGTVTEVLVEGNSAKDPSRLCGRTSCYKTVNFTPDPGGNGLFRRVEIRSAGTHTLSGVEGGAYG
- a CDS encoding CoA-transferase, with amino-acid sequence MRIRREGEVEYRFEHPDDFRRHVRDRRSRKPEPKLRTAREAVSEFVADGDYIVYDFSSLTRGPQSLIREVIRQRKRDLWIGAEFTLHESALLTGAGCATRIDVGFLGYGSYIGQAVCDGRLKVYDWTNGGLALRILAGARGVPFLPTRDLLGSDNLAVSAAKVIEDPYTGLPVALVPALNPDVAFLHAHQADRFGDCRIFGTNLFALEAAMASKRVIVSAEEIVDPDEFRKDPMRTTIPYFLVDAVVHAPFGAYPGAMPARYEIDLPHVDRLNGIRTEEQMQAYLEECVYSVADHDEFLDKRVGAARMRELREAATIVEGYR
- a CDS encoding nucleotide-binding protein yields the protein MSPIVIKHPYTVEYLHSYGQDSPFFAGLANKRLLGTRCGGCRYTYATPRLHCANCGKETDWVELPQEGRVHTFTTCFFGSEAFLKETPFHLVLVEFDGADTLLLARLIGVENPEDIRIGMKIRAKFRRNSQLKPTDVYFVPA
- a CDS encoding GTPase gives rise to the protein MTVAVKEILAGNVQAAARLMRDLDDEIPAAHRALKRLYRHTGRAYILGVTGAPGAGKSTLVDCLAGHFRQQGKTIGIVAIDPTSPFTGGAILGDRIRMQKHALDDDVFIRSLATRGHMGGLSKSTIDIVNVMDAMGKEVILIETVGVGQDEVEIVKVAHTNLVLVVPGLGDDIQAMKAGILEIADIFVVNKADRDGADKTRRELETMVSMNDYGEGDWRPTVLPTVAPEGIGVEALMEEVERHRNHVSREENLSRYRLGKAEVELHEILRKKLFEKAVADLRGHGLLESLVRDIAEKKRDPYTVAEKVIDHRFEHRFLEAESKGSGKRGRGK